A portion of the Celeribacter baekdonensis genome contains these proteins:
- a CDS encoding LysR family transcriptional regulator ArgP → MLISSDYPALTALTHVLRSGSFEAAAHALHVTPSAISQRIKALEDRMGTPLVLRGAPCTGTETGRRLARHMEDVGLLEAQLSRDLGQDARATRRPLRIAVNADSLATWFCTAMALAVQDGLLFQLEIDDQDHSAEALKRGDVSGAVSARATAVAGCDIHPLGVLRYEAVASPDFIARHLPTGITAAALTNAPSLIYNEKDRLQDIWATRLTGQRLSLPAHRIPSTHGFVDAAVLGLGWGLNPAALLAPHLASGALQRLSPEPVDIALFWHVSRLNAAVLAPVTQAIVAAAKSQLIQTKTPAT, encoded by the coding sequence ATGCTTATCTCATCCGATTACCCTGCCCTTACCGCCCTCACCCATGTTCTGCGCAGCGGCAGCTTTGAGGCCGCCGCCCATGCGCTGCACGTCACCCCCTCGGCGATTTCCCAACGGATCAAGGCGCTTGAAGACCGGATGGGCACGCCTTTGGTGCTGCGCGGCGCGCCCTGTACCGGGACAGAAACCGGACGCCGCCTGGCACGGCATATGGAGGATGTTGGCCTGTTAGAGGCACAACTGAGCCGCGATCTGGGGCAGGACGCGCGTGCGACCCGGCGGCCTCTGCGCATTGCGGTCAATGCCGACAGTCTCGCCACATGGTTTTGTACGGCGATGGCGCTTGCGGTGCAGGACGGGCTGTTGTTCCAACTGGAGATCGACGATCAGGATCATTCCGCCGAGGCCCTCAAGCGTGGTGACGTCAGCGGGGCCGTGTCGGCGCGGGCCACGGCTGTCGCGGGCTGTGACATCCATCCGCTCGGCGTGCTGCGTTATGAGGCGGTGGCTTCTCCCGACTTTATCGCACGCCACCTCCCGACCGGGATCACCGCCGCAGCGCTCACCAACGCCCCCTCTTTGATCTATAATGAAAAGGATCGGCTTCAGGACATTTGGGCCACACGGTTGACCGGACAACGCCTGTCCCTGCCCGCGCATCGCATCCCCTCCACCCATGGCTTTGTCGATGCGGCTGTGTTGGGATTGGGTTGGGGGCTGAACCCTGCGGCTCTTTTGGCGCCGCATCTGGCCTCAGGGGCCTTACAGCGCCTTTCGCCCGAGCCCGTCGACATTGCGCTGTTTTGGCATGTTTCGCGGTTGAACGCGGCGGTGCTTGCGCCCGTGACACAGGCGATTGTGGCGGCGGCCAAATCTCAGCTGATCCAAACTAAAACCCCCGCAACATAG
- a CDS encoding SLC13 family permease — protein MELFQFSPMTEAVVALVVVGIMFVLFVREIFPTEVVAITGAALMIVLGILPYDKGLAVLSNPAPWTIAAMFIVMGAMVRTGALEWFTRQAGRYAETHPPVAIALLLLVVVILSAFVANTPVVVVMIPVFIQLSSKLGVQPSKLLIPLSYCAIMGGTITLLGTSTNLLVDGVARSQGMAPFTIFEVSILGLIITAWGLFYLLVIGRHLLPNRDSLAAMLSSGRSKMKFFTEAVVPPDSNLIGREVTGVQLFKRDGVRLIDVIRGDKSYRHELNGFQLQVGDRVVLRSQITELLSLQRDKSLKRVDQVSTVETTTMEVLITPGCKMVGRSLSSMRLRRRYGVYALAVHRRNQNLGQNIQDLVVRVGDTLLLEGAPADIQRLASDMDMGDVSVPTERAYHRSHAPIALVAMFSIVFLAALGVAPILMLSVVAVAIVLITRCIDAEEAFSFVDGRLLAMIFSMLAIGAALEASGAVQLIVTALTPHLLGLPIFFVVWAIYLLTSLLTELVSNNAVAVVITPIAIGLGHSMGIDPRGLVVAVMVAASASFATPIGYQTNTMVYGPGGYKFTDYMKIGIPLNISIGLLASAVIPFLWPM, from the coding sequence ATGGAGCTTTTTCAATTCAGCCCTATGACAGAGGCGGTGGTCGCACTTGTCGTGGTTGGTATTATGTTTGTGCTGTTTGTGCGCGAGATTTTTCCAACCGAAGTGGTCGCCATTACGGGGGCGGCCTTGATGATCGTTTTGGGCATTTTGCCCTATGACAAAGGTCTGGCCGTCCTCTCGAACCCGGCCCCTTGGACCATTGCGGCGATGTTTATCGTCATGGGCGCGATGGTGCGCACGGGCGCGCTGGAATGGTTCACCCGCCAAGCCGGAAGATATGCCGAAACCCACCCGCCGGTGGCGATTGCTTTGCTGTTGTTGGTGGTGGTGATCCTGTCAGCCTTTGTCGCCAACACGCCGGTGGTTGTGGTGATGATCCCGGTGTTCATCCAACTGTCTTCTAAGCTCGGGGTTCAGCCCTCTAAGTTGCTGATTCCCCTCAGCTATTGCGCCATTATGGGCGGGACAATCACGCTTTTGGGGACCTCAACCAACCTGTTGGTCGATGGTGTGGCGCGCTCACAAGGCATGGCGCCGTTCACGATTTTCGAAGTCTCGATTTTAGGTCTGATCATCACCGCTTGGGGGTTGTTTTATCTTTTGGTCATCGGGCGGCATCTTTTGCCAAACCGCGACAGTTTGGCGGCGATGTTGTCCTCCGGGCGCTCCAAGATGAAATTTTTCACCGAAGCCGTGGTGCCCCCCGACAGCAACTTGATTGGGCGCGAAGTCACAGGCGTGCAACTGTTTAAACGTGATGGCGTGCGTTTGATCGACGTCATTCGCGGCGACAAATCCTATCGCCATGAGTTGAACGGGTTTCAGCTTCAGGTCGGGGATCGCGTGGTGCTGCGCTCGCAGATCACCGAATTGCTCAGCCTGCAACGCGACAAATCGCTCAAACGCGTCGATCAGGTTTCGACGGTGGAAACCACCACGATGGAGGTGCTGATTACGCCGGGTTGTAAAATGGTCGGGCGCTCGTTGTCCTCGATGCGTCTGCGCCGCCGCTATGGCGTCTATGCGCTTGCGGTGCATCGTCGCAACCAAAACCTAGGTCAGAACATCCAAGACCTCGTGGTGCGGGTGGGCGATACGCTTTTGCTTGAAGGTGCGCCTGCGGATATTCAACGTTTGGCCTCCGATATGGATATGGGCGACGTGTCCGTCCCGACCGAACGCGCCTATCACCGGTCGCACGCGCCGATTGCGCTGGTTGCGATGTTCTCCATCGTCTTTTTGGCGGCTCTCGGCGTTGCGCCGATTCTGATGTTGTCGGTGGTGGCCGTGGCGATTGTTTTGATCACCCGCTGCATTGATGCCGAAGAGGCATTCTCCTTTGTCGATGGGCGGCTTTTGGCGATGATCTTTTCGATGCTGGCCATTGGTGCGGCCTTGGAGGCCTCGGGGGCGGTGCAACTGATCGTCACCGCCTTGACCCCGCATCTTTTGGGCTTGCCGATCTTTTTCGTGGTCTGGGCGATCTATCTTTTGACCTCGCTGTTGACCGAACTTGTGTCCAACAATGCGGTCGCGGTGGTGATCACACCGATTGCCATCGGGTTGGGTCATTCGATGGGGATTGATCCGCGCGGGCTTGTCGTGGCGGTGATGGTGGCCGCGTCCGCGTCTTTTGCCACGCCGATCGGCTATCAAACCAACACCATGGTCTACGGTCCAGGCGGCTATAAATTCACCGATTACATGAAAATCGGTATCCCGTTGAACATCTCCATCGGGCTCTTGGCCTCTGCTGTGATCCCGTTCCTTTGGCCGATGTAG
- a CDS encoding LysE/ArgO family amino acid transporter, with protein MPPDFPVFLTGFLTGLSLIVAIGAQNAFVLRQGIRRAHVVPIVLVCALSDAALISVGVFASAQVSVAFPQFLPLMRWGGAAFLTLYGAKAAWAAIKGGGHLEAATGGAGSLIGAVSTALALTWLNPHVYLDTVVLLGAVSARFAGAEEAFAIGAITASFAFFFALGFGARFLAPIFARDISWRVLDALIAGVMWTIAISLVRGG; from the coding sequence ATGCCACCCGATTTTCCCGTTTTCCTCACCGGCTTTCTCACCGGGCTCAGTCTGATTGTCGCCATCGGCGCGCAAAACGCCTTTGTGCTGCGCCAAGGCATCCGCCGGGCCCATGTGGTGCCGATCGTGTTGGTCTGCGCGCTCTCGGATGCGGCCTTGATCTCGGTCGGCGTGTTTGCCTCGGCGCAGGTCTCCGTGGCCTTTCCGCAATTTCTGCCGCTGATGCGCTGGGGCGGAGCGGCGTTTTTGACCCTTTATGGCGCAAAGGCGGCCTGGGCTGCGATCAAGGGCGGCGGGCATCTTGAGGCGGCAACGGGCGGGGCAGGGTCTTTGATTGGGGCTGTGAGCACGGCGCTGGCGCTGACCTGGCTGAACCCGCATGTCTATCTCGACACCGTGGTGCTTTTGGGGGCTGTGTCGGCGCGATTTGCGGGCGCGGAGGAGGCCTTTGCCATCGGCGCGATCACCGCATCTTTCGCCTTCTTTTTCGCGCTTGGGTTCGGGGCGCGGTTTTTGGCACCGATCTTTGCCCGCGACATCTCATGGCGTGTGTTGGACGCGTTGATCGCCGGTGTCATGTGGACAATTGCCATCAGCCTTGTGCGCGGCGGCTGA
- a CDS encoding YebC/PmpR family DNA-binding transcriptional regulator produces the protein MAGHSKWANIQHRKGRQDAVRSKLFSKLAKEITVAAKMGDPDPEKNPRLRLAVKTAKTASCPKDVIDRAIKKAMGGDAENYDEIRYEGYGPSGIAFIVETMTDNVNRTASNVRSYFTKAGGNLGTSGSVSFMFDRVGEITYDASAGDADTVMMAAIEAGAEDVESDEDGHWIYTADSDLSAVSDALEAVLGESKEAKLIWKPQNRTEVDLEAAQKLMRLLETIEDDDDVQSVTANFDVPDDVAAQL, from the coding sequence ATGGCAGGCCATTCTAAATGGGCAAACATCCAGCACCGTAAAGGGCGCCAGGATGCGGTGCGGTCCAAACTGTTTTCCAAACTCGCCAAGGAAATCACCGTGGCGGCGAAAATGGGCGACCCCGACCCGGAGAAAAACCCGCGTCTGCGTCTGGCGGTGAAGACGGCGAAAACGGCGTCTTGTCCGAAAGACGTGATTGATCGCGCGATCAAAAAGGCCATGGGCGGCGATGCGGAGAACTATGACGAAATCCGCTATGAGGGCTACGGCCCCTCGGGCATCGCCTTTATCGTCGAAACCATGACCGACAACGTCAACCGCACCGCCTCCAACGTGCGCTCCTATTTCACCAAAGCGGGTGGCAATTTGGGCACCTCTGGCTCGGTGTCCTTCATGTTCGACCGTGTTGGTGAAATCACTTATGATGCCTCTGCGGGGGATGCCGACACGGTGATGATGGCCGCGATTGAAGCGGGCGCTGAGGATGTGGAATCGGATGAGGATGGTCACTGGATCTACACGGCAGATAGCGATCTGTCGGCGGTTTCGGATGCTTTGGAGGCCGTTTTGGGCGAATCCAAAGAGGCCAAACTGATCTGGAAACCGCAGAACCGCACCGAGGTCGATCTTGAGGCGGCGCAAAAGCTGATGCGCCTGCTTGAGACCATCGAAGACGATGATGATGTGCAATCTGTGACGGCCAACTTTGACGTGCCGGACGATGTTGCCGCGCAGCTTTAA